The Streptomyces sp. NL15-2K genome contains a region encoding:
- a CDS encoding SpoIIE family protein phosphatase: MRAAGIPVPEGGEPVRGPVRPSGLLDVLGVASVVLDAEGRITLWSPQAEELFGYTAQEALGQYAARIMVHEQHVDLVVKLFADVMETGEGWAGAFPVRRKDGSTRLVEFRNMRLLDDRGDVYALGLAADQSTVRRLERDVALSTRMVTQSPIGLAVLDTDLRYVSVNPALERLNGIPAEEHIGRTIREVLPHLDADAIESAARQVLETGRAVVDQRIVGRTPADPDEEHAWSLSLYRLEDSLGTALGVAVSVEDVTEQHVAAVEAEAARRRLALVADASARIGTTLDLDRTARELAEVAVPDLADVAAVDLLEAVVQGRPSTLGPADPAVISTLAVEADRAPDALSAADPPGQVARYASDRLVTECVRTGRPVLVERVGGKDLPRIARSEEAAELLARAGVHSYLAVPLIARGEVLGALDLKRARNPLPFGEDDLLLARELASRAAVQIDNARWYQNARDTALTLQRSLLPSHPPVIGGLEVASRYQPAGATAEVGGDWFDVIPLDGGKTALVVGDVMGSGITAAATMGRLRTATTTLASLDLDPARLLEHLDKITEGLDHSIATCVYAIHDPALRQCRIANAGHLPPARLRAGRPPELLDLPTGVPLGVGGVAFSTTTVGLDPGDRLVFYTDGLVETRQHPLDERLSALLTLLDGPDRPLEEVCDLLLRTLHQPDNSDDVALLIARVQTPDEDRP; encoded by the coding sequence ATGAGAGCAGCCGGAATTCCGGTACCGGAGGGCGGAGAGCCGGTGCGCGGGCCGGTGCGGCCCAGCGGGCTGCTCGACGTGCTCGGCGTGGCCTCGGTGGTTCTGGACGCCGAGGGACGCATCACGCTGTGGAGCCCGCAGGCCGAGGAGCTGTTCGGCTACACGGCGCAGGAGGCGCTCGGCCAGTACGCCGCTCGGATCATGGTCCACGAGCAGCACGTCGATCTGGTCGTCAAGCTGTTCGCCGACGTCATGGAGACCGGCGAGGGCTGGGCCGGAGCCTTTCCCGTCCGGCGCAAGGACGGCAGCACGCGGCTCGTGGAGTTCCGCAACATGCGGCTGCTGGACGACCGGGGCGATGTCTACGCCCTGGGCCTCGCCGCCGACCAGTCGACCGTACGGCGGCTGGAGCGGGACGTGGCGCTGTCGACGCGGATGGTCACGCAGTCCCCGATCGGGCTGGCGGTACTGGACACCGATCTGCGGTACGTCTCGGTCAACCCGGCGCTGGAGCGGCTCAACGGCATACCGGCCGAGGAGCACATCGGGCGGACGATCCGCGAGGTCCTGCCGCATCTCGACGCCGACGCCATCGAGTCGGCGGCGCGTCAGGTGCTGGAGACCGGCCGGGCGGTCGTCGATCAGCGGATCGTCGGCCGCACACCGGCCGACCCGGACGAGGAACACGCCTGGTCGCTCTCGCTCTACCGGCTGGAGGACTCGCTCGGCACCGCGCTGGGCGTGGCCGTCTCGGTGGAGGACGTCACCGAGCAGCACGTGGCCGCCGTCGAGGCGGAGGCCGCCCGGCGGCGTCTGGCCCTGGTCGCGGACGCCTCCGCCCGCATCGGCACCACCCTCGACCTGGACCGCACCGCCCGCGAGCTGGCCGAGGTCGCCGTGCCCGACCTCGCCGACGTCGCGGCCGTGGACCTGCTGGAGGCGGTGGTGCAGGGCAGGCCCAGCACCCTCGGCCCCGCCGATCCCGCGGTGATCAGCACGCTGGCCGTCGAGGCGGACCGCGCCCCGGACGCCCTGAGCGCGGCCGACCCGCCCGGGCAGGTCGCCCGGTACGCCTCGGACCGCCTGGTCACGGAGTGCGTCCGCACGGGCCGACCCGTCCTGGTGGAGCGGGTCGGAGGCAAGGACCTGCCGCGCATCGCGCGTTCCGAGGAGGCGGCCGAGCTGCTGGCCCGGGCGGGCGTGCACTCCTATCTGGCCGTCCCGCTGATCGCGCGCGGCGAGGTGCTCGGCGCCCTCGACCTCAAACGCGCCCGCAACCCGCTGCCGTTCGGCGAGGACGACCTGCTGCTGGCGCGCGAGCTGGCCTCCCGTGCGGCGGTGCAGATCGACAACGCCCGCTGGTACCAGAACGCCCGCGACACCGCCCTCACCCTGCAGCGCAGCCTGCTGCCCAGCCACCCGCCCGTGATCGGCGGACTGGAGGTCGCCTCCCGCTACCAGCCCGCCGGCGCCACCGCAGAGGTCGGCGGCGACTGGTTCGACGTGATCCCGCTGGACGGCGGCAAGACCGCGCTCGTGGTGGGTGACGTGATGGGCAGCGGCATCACCGCCGCCGCGACCATGGGCCGGCTGCGCACCGCGACGACCACCCTGGCCTCTCTCGACCTCGACCCCGCCCGGCTCCTGGAACACCTCGACAAGATCACCGAGGGCCTGGACCACTCCATCGCCACCTGCGTGTACGCCATCCACGACCCCGCCCTGCGACAGTGCCGGATCGCCAACGCCGGGCACCTGCCGCCGGCCCGGCTGCGCGCCGGCCGTCCCCCGGAGCTGCTCGACCTGCCCACCGGCGTGCCGCTGGGCGTGGGCGGCGTCGCCTTCTCCACCACCACCGTCGGTCTCGACCCCGGCGACCGGCTGGTGTTCTACACCGACGGCCTCGTCGAGACCCGGCAGCACCCCCTCGACGAACGCCTCAGCGCCCTCCTGACCCTCCTCGACGGTCCGGACCGCCCCCTGGAGGAGGTCTGCGACCTCCTGCTGCGCACCCTGCACCAACCGGACAACTCCGACGACGTGGCGCTGCTCATCGCCCGGGTGCAGACGCCGGACGAGGACCGGCCCTAG
- a CDS encoding cation:proton antiporter: MGHADTLLAMGGAFLAAAFLARLGGRIGLPTIPLFMLAGILLGPHTPGLVLVEDAHDFEMLSALGLVLLLFYLGLEFHLDDLRSGGKRLLTAGGTYLLLNVGAGLGFGFALDWGTREALVLAGVLGISSSAIVTKILIDLGRIGRPETRLILGVIVVEDIFLALYLAALQPVLSGAQGMGEVVLQAGKAFAFLLVLAAAARYGTRWVGRLIQVRDDELLVISFLGAAVLVAGVSEVLGVADAIGAFMVGLILAGTPSGPRIRELVHPLRDAFAAIFFFAFGLAIDPSVVASVAGPVAAAAALTVVMNVAAGLLVARLYHYGAEPAADIATTLVARGEFALILAAMATSAGLDARLAPFIAGYVLVLAVLGPVAAGRAHLLARALRFITRPAVPGREGPSRRPGAGTGRRRRPVPDGRRRDVGVGLRQPAGGGG; this comes from the coding sequence GTGGGACATGCTGACACCCTGCTCGCCATGGGCGGCGCCTTCCTGGCCGCCGCGTTCCTCGCCCGCCTCGGCGGCAGGATCGGATTGCCCACGATCCCGCTGTTCATGCTCGCCGGCATCCTGCTCGGCCCGCACACGCCGGGCCTGGTCCTGGTCGAGGACGCGCACGACTTCGAGATGCTCTCCGCGCTCGGGCTGGTGCTGTTGCTGTTCTACCTGGGCCTGGAGTTCCATCTCGACGACCTCAGGAGCGGCGGCAAGCGCCTGCTGACCGCGGGCGGGACGTATCTGCTGCTGAACGTCGGCGCGGGCCTCGGCTTCGGGTTCGCGCTGGACTGGGGGACGCGGGAGGCGCTGGTGCTCGCCGGTGTCCTGGGCATCTCCTCGTCCGCCATCGTCACCAAGATCCTCATCGACCTGGGCCGTATCGGCCGCCCGGAGACCCGCCTGATCCTGGGCGTGATCGTGGTGGAGGACATCTTCCTCGCGCTGTACCTCGCGGCCCTGCAACCGGTCCTCAGCGGTGCCCAGGGCATGGGAGAAGTGGTCCTGCAGGCGGGCAAGGCGTTCGCCTTCCTGCTGGTGCTGGCCGCCGCGGCCCGGTACGGCACCCGGTGGGTCGGCCGGCTCATCCAGGTCCGCGACGACGAACTGCTGGTCATCAGCTTCCTCGGCGCCGCGGTCCTCGTCGCCGGTGTCTCCGAGGTCCTCGGGGTCGCCGACGCCATCGGCGCCTTCATGGTGGGCCTGATCCTGGCCGGCACGCCGTCCGGGCCGCGCATCCGCGAGCTGGTGCATCCGCTGCGCGACGCCTTCGCGGCCATCTTCTTCTTCGCCTTCGGGCTCGCCATCGACCCTTCGGTCGTCGCGTCCGTCGCCGGACCGGTCGCCGCCGCGGCAGCGCTGACCGTGGTGATGAACGTCGCCGCGGGCCTGCTCGTCGCCCGCCTGTACCACTACGGTGCCGAGCCCGCCGCGGACATCGCCACGACGCTCGTGGCCCGCGGTGAGTTCGCGTTGATCCTCGCCGCCATGGCCACCAGCGCGGGGCTCGACGCACGCCTGGCCCCGTTCATCGCGGGCTACGTCCTCGTGCTGGCCGTTCTCGGTCCCGTCGCCGCCGGACGCGCCCACCTGCTCGCCCGCGCCCTGCGCTTCATCACACGCCCGGCTGTCCCGGGGCGCGAGGGCCCGTCGCGGCGGCCCGGCGCGGGAACCGGCCGACGCCGCCGACCCGTACCGGACGGACGACGACGTGATGTCGGCGTCGGCCTCCGGCAACCTGCCGGCGGAGGCGGCTGA